In Cynocephalus volans isolate mCynVol1 chromosome 13, mCynVol1.pri, whole genome shotgun sequence, a genomic segment contains:
- the MRO gene encoding protein maestro: MDQTQRRILGHPISVPTSQPKKKRTSMISFFFKVSWKLRSQKREPSKSVFSILAERARDPNAKKRHMAMRVLGTMACEAPDKVRKYKKVVLDLLVHGLCDPMSSEVIHESMNTLTIILGKIQGKSLGSFFIDITLQTRTLLDDENDSLRYLAFVLFGQLAAFAGRKWKKFFTSQVKQTQDSFLIHLQDRNPQVAKACKTAFRACSPYLKLRKEHSFQSEEDQRNPKLCRQLSHYHPELLQFFYANKIL; the protein is encoded by the exons ATGGATCAAACACAGAGGAGAATCCTGGGCCATCCCATTTCCGTCCCTACATCCCAGCCCAAGAAGAAAAGGACATCGAtgatatctttctttttcaag GTGTCTTGGAAACTGAGGTCTCAGAAGCGGGAGCCTTCGAAGAGTGTATTTTCAATCTTGGCAGAAAGAGCCCGGGACCCCAATGCTAAAAAGCGCCACATGGCAATGAGAGTCCTGGGAACCATGGCCTGTGAAGCCCCCGACAAG GTGAGGAAGTATAAGAAAGTTGTCCTGGACCTGCTGGTGCATGGATTGTGTGACCCCATGAGTTCTGAAGTCATCCACGAGAGTATGAACACTCTGACCATCATCCTGGGCAAGATCCAGGGGAAAAGTCTGGGCTCTTTCTTCATAGACATCACCCTTCAGACCAGGACTTTATTAGATGAT GAGAACGACAGTCTGAGATACTTGgcctttgttttgtttgggcAATTGGCTGCCTTTGCTGGACGGAAATGGAAGAAATTTTTCACCAGTCAGGTTAAGCAGACGCAAGATTCTTTTCTGATCCACTTACAGGATAGAAATCCCCAAGTTGCCAAG GCTTGCAAAACGGCTTTTCGAGCCTGTTCTCCTTATCTGAAGCTAAGGAAGGAACACAGCTTCCAGAGTGAAGAAGATCAAAGAAACCCTAAACTCTGCCGGCAGCTG AGCCACTACCATCCAGAGCTTCTGCAGTTCTTCTATGCAAATAAAATTCTGTGA